One Gemmatimonadota bacterium genomic region harbors:
- a CDS encoding serine/threonine protein kinase encodes MSATKVERWAQVESIFVRAVELRAEERGAFVAASCGGDATLQREVQDLLAGHDSAGGDAYPDRLLTPSGHLPSDGRITGSRLGPWAIDELIGRGGMGDVYRAHRADAQYEQQAAVKVMRAGRDPDAMLQRFRSERQILARVQHPNIATLLDGGLTDDGTPWLAMQFVDGITITEWAREHALGLRERLALFRTVCEAVHAAHGHLVIHRDLKPSNILVTADGKVRLLDFGIAKVLDASATSPETGDLLLLTPEHAAPEQFRGEAVTTATDVYALGVLLYQLLAGSRPYQLTPTTALAHAVCEDDPPPASIAAADASRLQAVGLATSQVPPAAIAGDLDAIVGKALRKEPGRRYGSASELAADVRRYLDGFPVEARPETLAYVARRFVRRHRAAVAAAAGLFIALASLVVVSVRAARVSRAQAAAIALERDVALQVSGFMETLFRSPSPFAAGVERRDTLRARDLMVESATKVRRDLAAQPLLQARLLHLLGRSWADLGDYPAAEQLYNEALAIRRRVLAPGATDIAATELSLGTVAWQAGRAATAESTLRRVLRCSREIPQAARIVCGRSPRWRTASARRAVWQRPNPSTARR; translated from the coding sequence ATGAGTGCAACCAAGGTCGAACGCTGGGCGCAGGTCGAGTCCATCTTTGTGCGCGCGGTGGAGCTTCGTGCCGAGGAACGCGGAGCCTTTGTGGCCGCGTCTTGCGGAGGCGACGCGACGCTGCAGCGCGAAGTCCAGGACCTCCTCGCCGGCCATGACTCGGCAGGCGGTGACGCCTATCCCGACCGCTTGCTGACACCCTCGGGTCACCTGCCATCCGACGGCCGCATCACGGGCTCGCGCCTTGGCCCCTGGGCAATAGACGAGCTGATTGGGCGCGGAGGGATGGGCGACGTGTACCGCGCCCACCGTGCCGACGCGCAGTATGAGCAACAGGCGGCCGTGAAGGTGATGCGCGCGGGACGCGACCCCGACGCGATGCTGCAGCGCTTCCGCAGCGAGCGACAGATCCTCGCCCGCGTGCAGCACCCCAACATTGCGACGCTGCTCGACGGCGGCCTCACCGACGACGGCACGCCGTGGCTGGCCATGCAGTTCGTCGACGGGATCACGATCACGGAGTGGGCCCGTGAGCACGCCCTGGGGCTGCGCGAGCGACTCGCGCTGTTCCGCACGGTGTGTGAGGCCGTGCATGCCGCCCACGGCCACCTCGTGATTCACCGTGACCTCAAGCCGAGCAACATTCTGGTCACCGCGGACGGTAAGGTGCGGTTGCTCGACTTCGGGATCGCCAAGGTCCTCGATGCGTCGGCGACGTCGCCAGAGACCGGGGACCTGCTGCTCCTCACCCCTGAACATGCGGCCCCGGAGCAGTTTCGCGGCGAAGCGGTGACGACGGCCACGGACGTCTACGCCCTGGGCGTCCTGCTCTACCAGCTTCTTGCAGGAAGCCGGCCCTATCAACTGACGCCCACCACCGCACTGGCACACGCGGTGTGCGAGGACGATCCCCCACCCGCGAGTATTGCCGCGGCCGACGCATCGCGCCTTCAGGCGGTCGGCCTTGCCACATCGCAGGTGCCACCCGCGGCGATCGCGGGTGACCTCGACGCGATCGTCGGCAAGGCGCTGCGCAAGGAACCAGGGCGCCGGTACGGGTCGGCCTCGGAACTTGCCGCGGATGTGCGCCGCTATCTGGACGGCTTTCCCGTCGAGGCGCGACCCGAGACGCTTGCGTACGTGGCCCGGCGCTTCGTGCGCCGCCATCGGGCCGCGGTCGCAGCAGCAGCCGGTTTGTTCATCGCCCTCGCCTCGCTGGTGGTGGTGTCCGTGCGTGCGGCGCGCGTCAGTCGAGCCCAAGCCGCCGCGATTGCCCTTGAGCGTGACGTGGCCCTGCAGGTGTCCGGCTTCATGGAAACGCTGTTTCGTTCACCGAGTCCCTTCGCCGCGGGCGTTGAGCGACGGGACACGTTGCGCGCGCGCGACCTCATGGTGGAGAGTGCCACCAAGGTCCGCCGCGACCTCGCCGCACAGCCACTCCTCCAGGCACGCCTGCTACATCTCCTTGGCCGATCCTGGGCCGATCTCGGCGACTATCCCGCCGCGGAACAGTTGTACAACGAGGCGCTGGCGATCCGCCGACGGGTGCTGGCGCCGGGCGCTACCGACATCGCCGCGACCGAACTTTCGTTAGGTACCGTGGCGTGGCAAGCGGGACGCGCGGCGACCGCGGAGAGCACCCTCCGCCGTGTGCTCCGCTGCTCGCGCGAGATACCGCAGGCCGCAAGGATCGTGTGCGGGCGCTCACCACGCTGGCGAACAGCGTCCGCACGCAGGGCCGTCTGGCAGAGGCCGAACCCATCTACCGCGAGGCGCTAG